A region of Candidatus Dormiibacterota bacterium DNA encodes the following proteins:
- the lptC gene encoding LPS export ABC transporter periplasmic protein LptC has translation MIRSFVALVAAVSLGTALAIAAPKPTPGPIATPGGTAFTVGVWTVHTTSADMNFHSGDFSAPNKLVMTRVGGDISADRASGNFKSKVATLYGHVVMHDVNGSFNGVASAPSSSSGGPATLTADKVNINRKIYTATGSVHYVQNDTVVDADKGTLNDDTHDLFLEGHVHIVQGARSMEASHVKYNTLSGDAHAEGDVTMQFPSAVHPSIATPRPIHIPNPLEKKPKAPAPAATASP, from the coding sequence ATGATTCGCTCGTTCGTCGCCCTCGTCGCAGCCGTGTCCCTGGGCACCGCGCTCGCCATTGCGGCGCCCAAGCCGACGCCGGGCCCGATCGCCACGCCGGGCGGTACGGCCTTTACGGTCGGCGTTTGGACCGTGCATACCACATCGGCCGATATGAACTTTCATAGCGGCGATTTTAGCGCGCCCAACAAGCTGGTGATGACGCGCGTCGGGGGCGATATTTCCGCCGACCGCGCGAGCGGAAACTTCAAATCGAAGGTTGCGACGCTCTACGGCCACGTCGTCATGCACGACGTGAACGGAAGCTTCAACGGCGTTGCGAGCGCGCCGTCCTCGAGTTCGGGCGGGCCCGCGACGCTTACCGCCGACAAGGTCAATATCAACAGGAAAATCTACACGGCGACCGGCAGCGTCCACTACGTGCAGAACGACACCGTGGTCGATGCGGATAAGGGTACGTTGAATGACGACACGCACGATCTATTTCTCGAAGGCCACGTCCACATCGTGCAAGGCGCTCGCAGCATGGAAGCCTCGCATGTGAAATACAACACGCTCTCCGGCGACGCGCATGCGGAAGGCGACGTAACGATGCAGTTCCCGAGCGCCGTGCATCCGTCGATCGCAACGCCGCGTCCGATTCACATTCCGAACCCGCTCGAGAAAAAGCCCAAAGCTCCCGCACCGGCGGCGACCGCGTCGCCATAA
- a CDS encoding L-threonylcarbamoyladenylate synthase: MQIEAVLDARSERIEEVVEEAARVIMRGGTVIFPNDTSYGIGCDPYRSDAIDRIYGAKGRPDHKPLTLHVATPVEFLEFARENPLAILAAKRLLPGPVTLIVKKPSFISNELTAGLATIGFRVPDEPIAQAILDRCGPLAVSSANPSGGSPYRGSDAQPTLPAADLLIENGPTRYDLESSIVDLTGPVARLLREGAVSIERLSELLGPVERHTVKVRSQS, from the coding sequence GTGCAGATCGAAGCGGTACTCGATGCGCGTTCCGAGCGCATCGAGGAGGTCGTTGAAGAAGCCGCGCGCGTCATCATGCGCGGCGGAACGGTCATCTTTCCGAACGACACCAGTTACGGCATCGGCTGCGACCCGTACCGTTCGGATGCGATCGATCGTATTTACGGCGCCAAGGGACGCCCCGACCACAAACCGCTCACCCTCCACGTAGCGACGCCGGTGGAATTTTTGGAATTCGCGCGCGAGAATCCGCTGGCCATTCTCGCGGCCAAGCGTCTATTGCCCGGGCCGGTCACGCTGATCGTGAAGAAGCCGTCGTTTATCAGTAACGAGCTGACCGCGGGATTGGCGACCATCGGCTTCCGCGTGCCGGACGAGCCGATCGCGCAGGCCATTCTCGACCGGTGCGGCCCCCTGGCGGTCTCGAGCGCCAACCCGAGCGGGGGCAGCCCGTATCGCGGAAGCGATGCGCAACCGACGCTGCCGGCGGCGGATCTTCTGATCGAGAACGGGCCGACCCGCTACGATCTCGAATCCTCCATCGTCGATCTCACCGGACCGGTCGCGCGGCTTTTGCGCGAGGGTGCCGTTTCGATCGAACGGCTCTCGGAACTGTTAGGCCCGGTCGAACGTCATACGGTAAAGGTGCGCTCGCAATCATGA